A single genomic interval of Stieleria maiorica harbors:
- a CDS encoding outer membrane protein assembly factor BamB family protein — translation MGTPYIDRIARRSLDVVFIVSIGVVLGAPSINAETTVGTAPAKPTPLDVSPSVRFLTPTSAEFCWQANIAGPAALAYGPTRKLGSVVQSESVGTYHRVVIDNLQFGQDYWYRFGVRQQGKRLFSEIYQLEGHMNYTPSPIQASESVDGCQSVLAHLRQLGGYAVVVEGVDPSWAESVAAGTSMTVVLSTRNPNTQETLRRRWYAEGKYGTRLTVQQASDLPSTFANLVIVREEDFDAAIARLAPLGQVVKLGGVAQPDGFTWQRLRPDVMIGRRAEQPDLAAWGHQYGSAANASYSGERLGGVDNTADLEVKWIGKPGADFGIDRNPRMPAPLAVGGRLFHQGMNRMIAVDAFNGAVLWSLEIPDLRRVNIPRDSANWCADESNVYAAVKDRLWVIDAATGEMNRTMLLPSEHQDDCEWGYVAVTENLVVGTAVKQGSAYSTFWDKAAWYDGKDDAATAKVCGNSIAAYDKDYGSIQWEHHADAIVHSTITIQGDHVYFVQVDDPSLQDSETGKLVNSKIWHAASVVCLDLHSGKQLWKSKVPPQNHEAIISFGIADDQQFVLQTSGKRQFHFLSLDANGGRTRWDQSVDWPEDHHGAHVQHAVLMNGKLMVQPHILDASDGSIFKSGTLGKRRGCATPIGAGNSVIYRGGTGPLTLWSLENDSTSEFARLRPSCWLSTIPAQGMLFSPEGGGGCSCGGWMETSIGFAPVVEHGDFK, via the coding sequence ATGGGCACACCCTACATTGATCGGATCGCTCGGCGTTCCTTGGATGTCGTCTTTATCGTTTCAATCGGCGTGGTGCTGGGGGCACCATCGATTAACGCTGAAACGACGGTTGGTACAGCGCCGGCGAAGCCGACGCCACTTGACGTCAGCCCCAGCGTTCGGTTTCTTACGCCGACGTCGGCGGAGTTTTGCTGGCAGGCGAACATCGCGGGACCTGCGGCACTCGCCTACGGCCCAACGAGAAAACTTGGCAGCGTGGTCCAATCCGAATCGGTCGGCACGTACCACCGAGTCGTCATCGACAACCTTCAATTCGGCCAGGACTACTGGTATCGATTCGGAGTTCGCCAGCAGGGCAAACGGCTGTTCAGCGAGATCTATCAGCTCGAAGGCCACATGAACTACACGCCGTCGCCGATCCAGGCGTCGGAATCGGTCGATGGTTGTCAAAGTGTGCTTGCACACCTGCGGCAATTGGGAGGTTATGCGGTGGTCGTCGAGGGCGTCGATCCGAGTTGGGCCGAATCGGTCGCCGCCGGGACTTCGATGACCGTCGTGCTGTCGACGCGGAACCCGAACACTCAAGAAACGCTTCGCCGCCGCTGGTACGCCGAGGGCAAGTATGGAACCCGGCTGACCGTCCAACAAGCGTCGGATCTGCCGTCGACGTTCGCCAATTTGGTGATCGTCCGCGAAGAAGATTTTGACGCTGCGATCGCGCGTCTGGCACCGCTCGGCCAAGTCGTCAAACTCGGCGGGGTCGCTCAGCCGGATGGATTCACATGGCAGCGGCTTCGGCCCGATGTGATGATCGGCCGCCGAGCCGAGCAGCCCGATCTGGCCGCCTGGGGACACCAGTACGGATCGGCGGCAAACGCGTCTTATTCTGGCGAGAGGTTAGGCGGAGTGGACAACACCGCCGACCTGGAAGTGAAATGGATCGGCAAACCCGGCGCGGATTTCGGTATCGACCGCAACCCGCGCATGCCGGCTCCGCTGGCCGTCGGCGGCCGGCTGTTTCATCAAGGCATGAACCGCATGATCGCCGTCGATGCGTTCAACGGCGCTGTCCTGTGGTCGCTGGAGATTCCCGACCTGCGTCGCGTGAACATCCCGCGTGATTCTGCCAATTGGTGTGCCGATGAGTCGAACGTCTATGCCGCAGTCAAAGATCGGCTGTGGGTGATCGATGCGGCAACCGGTGAAATGAATCGCACGATGCTGCTTCCAAGCGAACACCAAGACGATTGCGAATGGGGGTATGTTGCTGTCACCGAGAACCTTGTCGTCGGAACGGCCGTCAAACAGGGCAGCGCGTATTCCACGTTTTGGGACAAGGCCGCTTGGTACGACGGCAAAGACGATGCCGCGACCGCCAAGGTCTGTGGAAACTCCATCGCCGCCTATGACAAAGACTATGGCAGCATCCAGTGGGAACACCACGCCGATGCGATCGTTCATTCGACGATCACGATCCAGGGCGATCATGTTTACTTCGTCCAAGTCGACGACCCGTCGCTACAAGATTCCGAGACGGGAAAGCTGGTCAATTCCAAGATCTGGCACGCCGCGTCGGTCGTCTGCCTGGATTTGCACAGCGGAAAACAGTTGTGGAAATCCAAGGTTCCGCCCCAAAATCACGAGGCGATCATCAGCTTCGGGATCGCCGACGACCAGCAGTTTGTTTTGCAAACCTCGGGCAAAAGACAGTTTCACTTTTTGTCACTGGACGCCAACGGCGGCCGGACGCGCTGGGATCAATCAGTCGACTGGCCCGAAGACCACCACGGCGCACACGTCCAGCATGCCGTTTTGATGAATGGAAAACTGATGGTCCAGCCCCACATCTTGGACGCATCCGATGGCAGCATTTTTAAGTCGGGGACGCTCGGCAAGCGACGCGGGTGTGCCACGCCGATCGGTGCCGGCAACTCGGTTATTTACCGTGGCGGGACGGGCCCCTTGACGCTTTGGTCTCTCGAAAACGATAGCACCAGCGAGTTCGCACGGCTGCGGCCGAGTTGCTGGCTGAGCACGATCCCGGCCCAAGGGATGCTGTTTTCGCCCGAAGGCGGCGGCGGTTGCTCGTGCGGCGGCTGGATGGAAACCTCGATCGGATTCGCACCGGTGGTTGAGCACGGAGACTTCAAATGA
- a CDS encoding DUF1559 domain-containing protein — protein sequence MNTHRAHVRSAFTLVELLVVIAIIGVLVGLLLPAVQAAREASRRMTCSNKLKQIGLATHNFELVHKGLPMLGEAQEGGHWSAFILPYLEQSSTFERLSFGSVNWAASIAREDAALDSSSPELRQIAACQITVDAYKCPSSVMNGPVFDASCYSPPWFVSQREPANYLGVVTGIQPNDWKPAFGWGRPNRAFWGPDRTPTKHHSELDGMIITRPPEKARISQGGMDGAKFRDVTDGLANTLMFGEVEPDFVHSIESSRQENQNTGRKDHWAIGGDDFDNWEGTDWSEQGGSTAVVINYKRPDDVRFSDASPEWAAYEVSFGSNHPGGAQFCAGDGSVRLISDSIDAKLFSALGTRNGAEHEAPMPE from the coding sequence ATGAATACCCATCGAGCGCATGTCAGGTCCGCATTCACGTTAGTCGAACTGCTTGTCGTGATTGCGATCATCGGCGTGCTGGTCGGTCTGTTGCTCCCAGCGGTCCAGGCGGCTCGCGAAGCCAGTCGCCGCATGACCTGTTCAAACAAACTGAAACAGATCGGTTTGGCGACGCACAATTTCGAATTGGTCCACAAGGGGCTTCCGATGCTGGGCGAGGCCCAGGAGGGTGGTCACTGGAGTGCGTTCATCCTGCCGTACCTGGAACAGTCCTCGACGTTCGAGCGTCTTTCGTTCGGTTCGGTCAACTGGGCCGCTTCGATCGCACGTGAAGACGCGGCGTTGGATTCATCCAGCCCCGAGCTGCGCCAGATCGCCGCCTGCCAGATCACCGTGGACGCCTACAAGTGCCCTTCATCGGTGATGAACGGTCCGGTCTTTGACGCCTCCTGCTACTCGCCGCCGTGGTTCGTGTCACAGCGAGAGCCGGCGAACTACCTGGGCGTTGTCACCGGCATTCAGCCCAACGACTGGAAGCCGGCATTCGGCTGGGGACGTCCCAATCGAGCGTTCTGGGGACCTGACCGGACGCCGACGAAGCATCACAGCGAACTGGACGGCATGATCATCACGCGTCCGCCGGAAAAGGCTCGGATCAGCCAAGGCGGCATGGACGGTGCGAAGTTCCGCGATGTGACCGACGGTCTGGCCAACACGTTGATGTTCGGCGAAGTCGAACCGGATTTTGTCCACAGCATCGAATCGTCGCGACAAGAGAACCAGAACACCGGCCGCAAGGACCACTGGGCCATCGGCGGTGATGATTTCGACAACTGGGAAGGCACCGACTGGTCCGAACAAGGTGGTTCGACCGCCGTCGTGATCAACTACAAGCGTCCCGACGATGTCCGCTTCAGTGACGCGTCGCCCGAGTGGGCCGCGTACGAAGTGAGCTTCGGCAGCAATCATCCCGGCGGCGCCCAGTTCTGTGCCGGCGACGGATCGGTCCGGCTGATCTCCGACAGCATCGACGCCAAGCTGTTCAGTGCCTTGGGAACACGTAACGGGGCCGAACATGAAGCCCCGATGCCCGAATAG
- a CDS encoding PEP-CTERM sorting domain-containing protein, producing MKKVFFAMVMLVITPAFSRAELVLGRSLADAQSGSALNMNLGATETLEIWAIGATDQNIRALSFNLTAATPGVVNSTALAFDDLGGRWPLNNTTFDLLGQSASGLLIDDAQVATFGNFAGTGVSFTATEPAIRLGTLDVSADSAGSSLLSFSAGSNGVNDQTGAISGFAVGGRTLSVITAIPEPSSAALIAMGAAAVVIRRRRR from the coding sequence ATGAAAAAAGTTTTCTTCGCCATGGTGATGCTCGTGATCACCCCCGCGTTCAGTCGCGCTGAACTCGTTTTAGGCCGAAGTCTGGCGGACGCCCAATCCGGCAGCGCATTGAACATGAACCTGGGTGCCACCGAGACCTTGGAGATTTGGGCGATCGGTGCGACAGATCAAAACATCCGTGCCCTGTCGTTCAACCTGACCGCCGCGACGCCCGGCGTTGTCAACTCGACCGCGCTTGCGTTCGACGACCTGGGAGGTCGCTGGCCGCTGAACAACACCACGTTCGACTTGCTCGGCCAATCCGCTTCCGGGCTATTGATCGATGACGCTCAGGTCGCCACGTTCGGCAACTTTGCCGGAACCGGCGTGAGCTTCACCGCCACCGAGCCGGCGATCCGTTTGGGGACGCTGGACGTTTCGGCCGACTCGGCCGGATCGTCTTTGCTCAGCTTCAGCGCGGGCTCCAACGGCGTCAACGATCAAACCGGTGCGATCAGCGGTTTCGCCGTCGGCGGACGCACACTGAGCGTGATCACCGCCATCCCCGAACCTTCGTCCGCCGCGTTGATCGCGATGGGCGCCGCAGCCGTTGTGATTCGCCGCCGCCGCCGCTGA
- a CDS encoding outer membrane protein assembly factor BamB family protein — protein MNGFRICLIALVITAVSLSTETASAENWPTYRHDVRRSGVTSESLAFPLRQSWVRRSPQAPQTAWTGPAKWDAYSGNSGLQSMRNFDPCFFVTAADDLVYFGSSVDDAVHALDASGGTERWVHFTNSAVRFPPTIDRGRAYFGSDDGFVYCCDRQTGELIWKRCASPANRMVTSNRKIISMWPVRTGVLVQDGKAIFGASLVPWNDSYLWKVDCSDGSVERDDCFQTVAEGVTLQGALLASHDRIYVPQGRAAPLSFDLGDGKNLGAIGEAGGVFCVLTEDEMLLAGPQHQKETDSQMRIADGRSRQRLATFSGTNRILVDGDHAWIPSGGTLRMLVRSSYVQAQIEAAKHYAIFSDDKITDTAIKQKAKVAYDAAQKQQDQAWKWQVDCPAPSGLIKTADAVIVGLDNEVRAFSAATGELRWKHDVEGVAHGLAVAAGRLFVSTGRGHIYAFESAE, from the coding sequence ATGAACGGCTTTCGAATTTGTCTGATCGCACTGGTGATCACCGCGGTTTCCTTGTCCACCGAAACGGCGTCGGCGGAAAATTGGCCGACCTATCGACACGATGTCCGGCGCAGCGGTGTCACGAGTGAGTCGCTGGCGTTTCCGCTGCGGCAATCCTGGGTCCGACGTTCCCCGCAAGCTCCGCAAACCGCTTGGACTGGTCCCGCCAAATGGGACGCGTACTCCGGCAATAGCGGCTTGCAATCGATGCGGAATTTTGATCCCTGCTTTTTTGTCACTGCGGCGGACGATCTGGTGTACTTCGGTTCGTCGGTCGATGACGCGGTGCACGCCCTGGATGCGTCCGGCGGAACCGAACGCTGGGTGCACTTCACCAATTCCGCGGTGCGTTTTCCGCCGACGATCGATCGCGGCAGGGCGTATTTTGGATCGGACGATGGGTTTGTGTATTGTTGTGACCGGCAGACCGGTGAATTGATTTGGAAACGTTGCGCGTCGCCGGCCAACCGCATGGTGACCAGCAACCGAAAGATCATTTCGATGTGGCCTGTTCGCACGGGAGTCCTCGTTCAAGACGGCAAAGCGATCTTCGGGGCGTCACTGGTCCCCTGGAATGATTCGTACCTGTGGAAAGTCGATTGCAGCGACGGCAGCGTCGAGCGCGACGATTGTTTCCAGACGGTGGCCGAAGGTGTCACGCTGCAGGGGGCGTTGCTGGCGTCGCACGACAGGATTTATGTCCCCCAAGGCCGCGCCGCACCGCTGTCGTTTGATCTTGGTGACGGAAAAAATCTCGGTGCGATCGGTGAAGCAGGCGGCGTGTTCTGTGTCTTGACCGAAGATGAAATGCTTTTGGCCGGGCCTCAACACCAAAAGGAAACCGACAGCCAGATGCGGATCGCCGACGGCCGCAGTCGCCAGCGTTTGGCAACGTTCAGCGGCACCAATCGCATCCTGGTCGACGGCGACCATGCCTGGATCCCCAGCGGAGGCACGCTCCGGATGCTGGTCCGATCCAGCTATGTCCAGGCACAGATCGAAGCGGCAAAGCATTACGCAATCTTCAGCGACGACAAGATCACCGACACCGCGATCAAACAGAAAGCCAAGGTGGCGTATGACGCCGCCCAAAAACAGCAAGACCAGGCATGGAAATGGCAGGTCGACTGTCCCGCGCCCAGTGGGTTGATCAAGACAGCAGACGCCGTCATTGTCGGACTGGACAACGAAGTCCGCGCCTTTTCCGCAGCGACGGGCGAGTTGCGTTGGAAACATGATGTGGAGGGAGTCGCACATGGTTTGGCCGTTGCGGCGGGACGATTGTTCGTCAGCACGGGACGGGGGCACATCTACGCTTTTGAGTCGGCCGAATGA
- a CDS encoding helix-turn-helix domain-containing protein, with protein sequence MIQASNNFNRRIILGASAYSRMHGGWDFLYPATSINGLQFPKGEVSLPEGWDGDGILFRGTSDALWSKVQDAGCPAVNVSWRGLNYDQSVSVVADPAMCGEMVASYIASKQFQVFGYVGVPHWQGYPSVLFDTIQNILGPDLLVFEFPDRQTYRTGLRQKLCQWVQELPKPIGIVTWSTDQARILISICLSRGISIPDEVSIVTCEYDELSAALAPISISGVFQNPNQVGFEAAKTLHGIMSGRSPAPPIGLVPPVDVIERESSKVVAFYDVFTQNCMRLIDQNLAQGINATKLASEMDVSRRTLEIKLARTLDKSPSAVINEFKLRKAKRLLSDTNLFLDDIARRTGFSSPSAFTRFFKRNLGCAPSKYRAVHASGDFGVA encoded by the coding sequence TTGATCCAGGCTTCGAACAATTTCAACCGCCGGATCATTCTGGGCGCGTCGGCCTACAGCCGGATGCACGGCGGTTGGGATTTCCTGTACCCGGCGACGTCGATCAACGGGTTGCAATTCCCCAAGGGCGAGGTTTCGCTGCCCGAGGGCTGGGACGGTGACGGAATCCTGTTCCGTGGCACCAGCGATGCGCTGTGGTCGAAGGTCCAAGACGCGGGCTGCCCTGCCGTCAATGTCTCTTGGCGGGGATTGAATTATGACCAGTCGGTCAGCGTCGTTGCAGACCCGGCAATGTGCGGCGAAATGGTCGCCAGCTACATCGCGTCGAAACAGTTCCAAGTCTTCGGTTACGTCGGGGTTCCGCATTGGCAGGGCTATCCGTCGGTGTTGTTCGATACGATCCAGAATATCCTGGGTCCCGATTTGCTGGTGTTTGAGTTTCCCGACAGGCAAACGTACCGGACCGGCTTGCGTCAAAAACTTTGCCAATGGGTCCAGGAGTTGCCTAAGCCGATCGGAATCGTGACCTGGTCGACCGATCAAGCCAGGATTCTGATTTCCATTTGTTTAAGCCGTGGCATCTCCATTCCCGACGAAGTCTCGATCGTCACCTGCGAGTATGACGAACTGTCCGCGGCACTGGCGCCGATTTCGATTTCCGGCGTGTTTCAAAATCCGAACCAGGTCGGCTTCGAGGCTGCCAAGACACTGCACGGCATCATGTCAGGCCGGTCACCTGCCCCTCCGATCGGTCTGGTTCCGCCGGTCGATGTGATCGAGCGAGAATCGTCCAAAGTGGTTGCGTTTTATGACGTTTTCACTCAAAACTGCATGCGGTTGATCGACCAAAATCTGGCTCAAGGAATCAATGCGACCAAGCTGGCCAGCGAGATGGATGTTTCCAGGCGGACGCTGGAAATCAAACTCGCTCGCACGCTCGACAAATCCCCCTCCGCAGTCATCAACGAATTCAAACTTCGGAAAGCCAAGCGTTTGCTGTCCGATACCAATCTGTTTCTCGACGACATCGCCAGACGAACAGGGTTCTCCTCGCCGTCCGCATTCACACGATTCTTTAAACGCAATTTAGGCTGTGCGCCCAGCAAGTATCGCGCCGTGCATGCCTCGGGAGATTTCGGAGTTGCCTAA